The sequence TCaaagtattaattatcattatacAGCGATTCCATACTTATCACATTGAAGAAAATGCAGAATATTTTATCTACACGAGAGATGACGATTTCATTCGCACGGCACTTTGAAATTCAAACAATCCTAAACATATCTAGTCAAGTTTGATTGTTGAAAACTAAATGTTTTGAAgttgtttattcatttatttatttatttcatattgattaatttaatttgtatatgcaACTAGGTAtgttatttatgaataagatGCAAATGAAATCTGCAGTAAGAGCATATAGTCTTgctattaaaaaaagaatttctttGTGATCAATCCAAGAGTAAAAGTTGGAAAGTTATTTGCAAGCGTCATGAGTTAAGGTTTGATTGGATAATTCGGTTTAGAGAGATTTCAAGCGGTATGTGGAAAACAGGAAAAATGGTTGAACTGCATGCTTGTCTTACAGATAACTATAAGGAGGATCATTTCAATTTGAATGATAACATGATTGCCACTTCATTAATATCATATTGTTATGCAAAATCCAGACATAAATATTAAGATGATCCGTGAAATTATCAAAGGAAAGCATCACTATACTACTAGTTATAGAAAAGCACAAAAAGGTCGAAGAAAAGCATTTCAAATGGTTTATGGTGATTTTGAAAGTTCATTTAAGGCATTACCTCGGTACATGGCTGCACTACAATTATTCAATCCAGACACTATTATTGAGTGGGAGCATCATTCTACAACAATGCAAGGTGagcaaatttttaaatttcttgttTGGGCTTTTTAACAGATCATTGTTGGTTTCAAAAGTTGTAGGCCGGTCATTTCTATCGACGGCACACATCTTTGTGGTTTGTATGATGTCAAACTGTTAATTGCGGTTGGAATTGATGCGAATGGAAATATTTTTCCACTTGCATATGCTTTAGTTGCACGTGAGAGTTTTGAGTCTTGGTCATGGTTTCTCAAGTTATTATGGACACATGTAGTTTGTGAACGATAAGGAATTGGTCTTATTTCTGATCGTCATCAAGGAATCTTGCAGTGCGTTCAATCTTATGATTGGTTGAGCCCACGTAACACATATCATAGATTTTGTGTTCGACACTTAAAagcaaattttaataaaaaatttgtaaatagtGAACTCGAAAAACTAATGTGATTGGCTGCTACTGAGCATCAGGAGAAAAAGTTTGTGCAACGGATGCAACAAATCAAAACATTGTCTCCTGCAGCATATGAATGGTTAAATGAATTTCCTTTGAAAAAATGGACAATGTATAAGGATGGTGGTCGTAGATGGGGTGCCATGACGACAAATGTGTCTGGGTCATATAATGGTTTATTGAAAAAAGCTCGGGGGCTTCATGTGACTGCCATGGTTCGAATGACGTTCAAAGCTCTCGTTGATCGTTTTGTCGAAAGAAACAATCTTGCAATTGCATTACTTCAAAGTAATATGTCATGGCCTCTTGCgatagataaaaaatttaatgattattatcAAAGAGCTCAAGGGCACACAGATATGATGACTTACAACACAGGTGATGGAGTTTTTGAAATTCTTACTTTTGCTCATGATGGTAAAGGTGGAAATGTCGACAAGGTTAGTGCAAAAGGTAAGAAATGTTCTTGTGGAAAATGGAGAAATTATCATATGCCTTGTTCGCATGCCATCAAATTTTGTGGACTTCGCGGAATCGAGTCAAAATTTTATGTAAGTAAATTCTATAGTA comes from Solanum pennellii chromosome 1, SPENNV200 and encodes:
- the LOC114074906 gene encoding uncharacterized protein LOC114074906, with protein sequence MIREIIKGKHHYTTSYRKAQKGRRKAFQMVYGDFESSFKALPRSLLVSKVVGRSFLSTAHIFVEKKFVQRMQQIKTLSPAAYEWLNEFPLKKWTMYKDGGRRWGAMTTNVSGSYNGLLKKARGLHVTAMVRMTFKALVDRFVERNNLAIALLQSNMSWPLAIDKKFNDYYQRAQGHTDMMTYNTGDGVFEILTFAHDGKGGNVDKVSAKGKKCSCGKWRNYHMPCSHAIKFCGLRGIESKFYVSKFYSTKYYKRTYTETFNPVGDEMYWPPAPFNLIANTEYLQTSGTQVRSRLKNDMDIAPARMTRKCSVCKKTNHTKTRCPTRF